From a single Solanum dulcamara chromosome 4, daSolDulc1.2, whole genome shotgun sequence genomic region:
- the LOC129885966 gene encoding germin-like protein subfamily 1 member 13 yields the protein MAFKSLVLTIAIMAVLSSTSHAFDPSPLQDFCVALDDSKNAVFVNGKFCKDPNLVVAEDFFKAGLNMPGNTSNPLGSAVTAVNVLNLPGLNTLGISLARIDYAPYGLNPPHTHPRGTEILLVLEGTLYVGFVLSNPGPNMKNKLFTKILHPGDVFVFPIGLIHFQFNVGKTQAVAFAGLSSQNPGVITIANAVFGSDPPINDDVLAKAFQVDKKVVDYLQSQFWWDNN from the exons ATGGCTTTCAAGTCATTAGTATTAACCATTGCCATAATGGCTGTGCTATCTTCAACGAGCCATGCATTTGATCCTAGCCCTCTTCAGGATTTCTGTGTTGCTCTTGATGACTCCAAGAATGCTG TTTTTGTGAATGGAAAATTTTGCAAGGATCCAAATCTTGTTGTGGCGGAGGATTTCTTTAAAGCAGGTCTTAACATGCCTGGAAATACTTCAAACCCACTTGGATCTGCTGTAACTGCTGTGAACGTCCTTAACTTACCTGGATTGAACACTCTAGGTATTTCTTTAGCTCGTATTGACTATGCACCGTATGGTCTCAACCCGCCACACACTCATCCTAGAGGAACTGAGATTCTTCTTGTCCTTGAGGGCACACTCTATGTTGGTTTTGTCCTTTCAAATCCGGGTCCAAATATGAAGAACAAACTCTTTACCAAGATTCTACATCCTGGAGATGTGTTCGTTTTTCCAATAGGTCTCATTCATTTTCAATTTAACGTGGGAAAGACTCAGGCTGTTGCATTCGCTGGATTGAGTAGTCAAAATCCAGGAGTCATCACTATTGCAAATGCAGTATTTGGCTCAGACCCACCGATCAATGACGATGTCCTCGCCAAAGCATTCCAAGTTGACAAGAAAGTTGTGGATTACCTCCAATCACAATTCTGGTGGGATAACAACTAA
- the LOC129885967 gene encoding putative germin-like protein 2-1 has product MALKSFVLAIAILAVVTSISHASDPSPLQDFCVAVNDSMNAVFVNGKFCKNPMDVTADDFFRPGLNMPGNISNQLGSAVTAVNVINLPGLNTLGISLARIDFAPYGLNPPHTHPRGTEVLAVFEGTLYVGFVLSNPGPNMKNKLFTKILHPGDVFVFPIGLIHFQFNVGKTNAVAFAGLSSQNPGVITIANAVFGSDPPISDDVLAKAFQIDKKIVDYLQSQFWWDNN; this is encoded by the exons ATGGCTCTTAAATCCTTTGTATTAGCCATTGCTATATTGGCTGTGGTGACTTCAATAAGCCATGCATCTGATCCTAGTCCTTTACAAGACTTTTGTGTTGCTGTTAATGACTCCATGAATGCTG TTTTCGTGAATGGAAAATTTTGCAAGAATCCAATGGATGTCACTGCTGATGACTTCTTTAGACCAGGGCTAAACATGCCCGGAAATATTTCAAATCAACTTGGATCAGCTGTAACTGCAGTGAACGTCATCAACTTGCCTGGACTGAACACTCTGGGCATTTCTTTAGCTCGTATTGATTTTGCACCATACGGTCTCAACCCACCTCATACTCACCCCAGAGGAACTGAAGTTCTTGCTGTCTTTGAGGGTACACTCTATGTTGGATTTGTCCTTTCGAATCCTGGTCCAAATATGAAGAATAAGCTCTTTACCAAAATCCTACATCCTGGAGATGTGTTTGTTTTTCCGATAGGTCTCATTCATTTTCAATTTAATGTGGGAAAGACTAACGCTGTTGCATTTGCCGGACTGAGTAGTCAAAATCCAGGAGTCATCACTATCGCGAATGCAGTATTTGGTTCAGATCCACCAATCAGTGATGATGTTCTTGCAAAAGCATTCCAAATTGATAAGAAAATTGTGGATTATCTTCAATCACAATTCTGGTGGGATAACAACTAA
- the LOC129885958 gene encoding uncharacterized protein LOC129885958, with the protein MMRAEKASVSRTRCSYHVYLSYRGHDISMNFINLLHTALTDVGIQTFKKHSEARKGKIVGSELQKAVKESRISIIVFSEDYGYSRRCLDELVNILERKQSTGHMILPVFYRVDPSHVRKQRGSYEKAFHNYEEQIMVEAVERRNERISKIKIWRASLKEVANMAGIVLEDGDELKFIQEIVEDIWGKLFRKVLSFAPYPVGIYSRVKEITFWLQDSSTNSHTLMIFGEPGIGKTTIAKALFNLHCDRFQCSSFLGDIREIAKESCGLINLQKNLLSDLLKEDKIDLNDIDRGASTIKECLVHKKFLLVLDDVDDLNQLKAILDSRDWIPPGSKVIITTTNERLLKPHDACVMYESKRLDNHEALKLFSLHTFGQDHPVKEYMKQSKQIVKHCRGVPLALQVLASSLRGGSSIDMWEGAIKKLERYSECHNHKVLELSYEALPDDHDKNVFLDIACFFVRKDKDYTIKVLDECGFHATAEIQNLIDRYLLTVTPDNKLMMHQLLQEMGKEVICGESPIEPGKRSRIWHHKDALSILQEETVTESIEGLVLKMCGSDESKPYRHESISKRPYSDDIQSTSTLTLKKKSSKRLSLDFFSSCQGNYVSARSQTVQNEAGMSAKAFSKMQELRYLEMENVQLSGTFEGFPKKLRWMCWYGFQLTSFPSGFPHENLVVLEMRNSNLQQTWEGAKSLRSLKILDLGRSHSLIKTPDFSGLPNLERVILEDCISLVKVHESIGRLHKLLVLNLKGCENLRKLPRKIGQIKSLEELTLCGCSKLEFSTLMRNTKYLQSFPRNVTKRDQFSSKAEKPICSDSLSAKSVYSIFWSLWPKSAGSMSQLFQITLQSLDISHCNLTDTVIPYDLSVLSSLKYLSLRGNFISTLPESLKSLTMLQSFQLADCTRLQLIPELPLSLQILNACNCRSLNRVTNLPNFMRTLDLHLQNCEKLVEVQGVFKLDPIEDIHDILDLSCLDNLEVIEVDVELCNYLTSTKSKGPVQGLYEFGIHNIYIPGGKVPPKFNNISTGSSIAFTVPQLPNAKIQGLKICVAYAEYYDECFSERHFIKVSNKTKGIKWIYGPTIFGIASPGNPMLWFSHWKFGNQLERGDQVVVSLSVGCLVKEFGVHLVGSEQSEEDNLSKNAEGCRRASYPLQHAIGGDLSPYELSSALVGAGWRTFKDDNEIERGENIKTELENAIINSRSSIIILSKNYATSTWCLDELVKILEHKRTKGHAILPVFYHVDPSEVRDQKKSFAEAFTRYERQIEAESHEGKRDWMDKVQKWRAALGEVADLGGVLVNNQEDRKESVFIDEILQFIEDILNRTISSVAPYLVGISSRVKNIISWLQDGSHDDNVIAICGMSGIGKTTVAKYVFTTNFRRFEGSSFLANIQDISQQPDGLIRLQKQLLYDLTGKKSKIQDTDEGIIKIRDAICFKRVLVILDDIDQQEQIHAIIGMKNWFCPGSKIIITTKNSCLLKVHEIQKFHKVREMGNAESLELFSWHSFGEDHPADDYMELSKKVVKHCGGLPLALQVLGSSLRGKNIDVWKSALDKLEAIPASQIIKKLKFGYDSLKDDHDKNLFLDIACFFTRKDKDYVIAVLDESYIYTRVGIQNLTDRFLLMIEGNKLIMHQMLRDMGREIVRQESSKKPGRRTRLWHYKDSFNVLRENMGSETIEGLFFDMNMVKEDQSFMGNSSSGRKCLFSEFKSHRFGFSRHPNKFSSKTFNELELGTNLFTVMNKLRLLQINYTHLSGAYKDFPKNLRWLYWRGFPLKCVPNDFPLESLSVLDMRNSCLERLWEGRRVLPLVKILNLSHSHSLFRTPDFSGLPMLEKLILKECVNLIEVHESIGTLEARLIFLNIKNCKRLQKLPREICKLKVLKTFIISGCSNLVELPRDLWRMQSLEVFLANEIPMSQLPSKRKQNPIWHALIRSWVLKPRKVLELPWVCLPKSLVNLSLSQCNLSEVAFPRDFSNLMSLQNLNLSKNPISCLPDCIRTLSRLNNLELGSCTMLKFLIDLPRVHNLGVGYCTSLEKVTYLSVGCRAKVYHLNGCKELTDMEGSFKLEAMGGIEKTMKSLELSMWDSVGSFEVKLYNMSTHTESRGPVKVLFESGLISIYLPGSKVPNWFCYKSAGATLSFTVPSPPDLKIQGITVCSVYTIDWKVWVQGIQFYLIIHNEQKNVKLVYSPTCYGLPEGQNEMLWFSHWKFQSQLDAGDTLNVTVITMDGFSIKEFGIHLMHGEQVDMVLNSNSQEMQRDYPYQGMIPTKRQGLVDFFCYGHMGIGLDYILPYIP; encoded by the exons ATGATGAGAGCTGAAAAGGCATCAGTCTCTAGGACTAGATGCTCTTATCATGTCTACTTGAGTTATAGAGGACACGATATCAGCATGAACTTTATCAATCTCCTACACACTGCATTGACTGATGTAGGTATTCAAACATTCAAGAAACACAGTGAAGCTAGAAAAGGAAAGATTGTTGGATCAGAATTGCAAAAGGCAGTCAAGGAATCAAGGATTTCAATAATTGTATTCTCAGAAGATTACGGATATTCTAGAAGGTGTCTAGATGAACTTGTGAACATCCTTGAACGGAAGCAAAGCACTGGTCATATGATTCTACCTGTGTTCTATCGTGTAGATCCATCCCATGTTAGAAAGCAGAGAGGGTCTTATGAGAAAGCATTTCATAATTACGAAGAGCAGATCATGGTGGAGGCGGTTGAAAGAAGGAATGAGCGCATATCAAAGATAAAGATATGGAGAGCATCTCTCAAGGAGGTTGCAAATATGGCAGGGATAGTTCTAGAAGATGG GGATGAGCTGAAGTTTATTCAAGAAATTGTTGAGGACATTTGGGGTAAGCTGTTTCGCAAAGTTTTGAGTTTTGCCCCATATCCAGTTGGAATATATTCCCGTGTAAAAGAGATTACTTTCTGGTTACAAGATAGCTCGACTAATTCTCACACATTGATGATTTTTGGAGAACCTGGAATAGGGAAAACAACCATTGCCAAAGCTCTTTTTAACCTACATTGTGACAGATTTCAATGCAGCAGTTTTCTTGGAGATATTCGAGAAATTGCAAAAGAAAGCTGTGGTTTGATTAACCTGCAGAAAAACCTTCTTTCAGATCTTTTGAAAGAGGATAAGATTGATCTAAATGATATTGATAGAGGAGCTTCCACGATCAAAGAATGTTTAGTCCATAAAAagtttcttcttgttcttgatgatgttgatgatttgaatcaACTGAAAGCAATACTTGATTCAAGAGATTGGATTCCTCCAGGGAGTAAAGTTATTATAACAACTACAAATGAACGCTTGCTAAAGCCTCATGATGCTTGTGTGATGTATGAAAGCAAGAGGCTGGACAATCACGAGGCACTTAAGCTCTTCAGCTTGCATACTTTTGGACAAGACCATCCCGTGAAGGAGTACATGAAGCAATCCAAGCAGATAGTTAAACATTGTCGTGGGGTTCCTTTAGCTCTTCAGGTTCTAGCCTCTTCGTTACGTGGTGGAAGTAGTATAGATATGTGGGAAGGTGCAATAAAGAAATTAGAAAGATATTCTGAATGCCATAACCATAAAGTTCTTGAACTAAGCTATGAAGCTTTGCCAGATGATCATGATAAAAATGTATTTCTTGATATTGCTTGCTTCTTTGTCAGGAAGGACAAAGATTATACAATCAAAGTTCTGGATGAATGTGGTTTCCATGCTACTGCTGAAATACAGAATCTCATTGATAGATATCTCCTGACAGTGACTCCTGATAACAAGCTAATGATGCATCAGTTACTACAGGAAATGGGTAAAGAGGTCATCTGTGGAGAATCACCCATAGAACCCGGTAAACGCAGCAGAATCTGGCACCACAAGGATGCCCTCAGTATACTGCAGGAAGAAACT GTTACAGAATCTATTGAAGGGCTTGTTCTTAAGATGTGTGGTTCAGATGAAAGCAAACCATACAGACATGAAAGTATATCAAAAAGGCCTTACTCTGACGATATACAGAGTACTTCAACGTTGACTCTCAAGAAAAAATCATCAAAGAGGCTTTCCCTAGACTTTTTCTCTTCGTGTCAAGGGAATTATGTTTCAGCAAGATCACAGACTGTACAAAATGAAGCTGGAATGAGTGCTAAAGCATTTTCTAAAATGCAAGAATTGAGATATCTTGAGATGGAGAATGTGCAGCTTTCTGGCACCTTTGAAGGATTTCCAAAGAAGTTAAGATGGATGTGCTGGTATGGATTCCAATTAACATCCTTTCCAAGTGGCTTCCCTCATGAAAATCTTGTAGTTCTTGAAATGAGGAATAGCAACTTGCAGCAAACCTGGGAGGGAGCAAAG TCTCTACGATCATTGAAGATACTTGATCTTGGTCGCTCACATAGTCTCATAAAGACCCCTGACTTCTCTGGACTGCCGAATCTAGAAAGAGTGATTCTTGAAGACTGCATAAGTTTGGTTAAGGTCCATGAGTCCATTGGAAGACTCCATAAACTTCTTGTCTTAAATCTGAAGGGATGCGAGAACCTTAGGAAGCTTCCAAGGAAAATTGGGCAAATCAAATCCTTAGAAGAACTAACACTTTGTGGGTGCTCGAAGCTGGAGTTTTCCACATTAATGAGAAATACTAAATATTTGCAATCATTTCCACGGAATGTGACTAAAAGAGATCAATTTTCCTCTAAGGCTGAAAAGCCAATATGCAGCGACTCTCTGTCTGCTAAATCAGTCTATTCAATCTTCTGGTCACTGTGGCCAAAATCAGCAGGTTCAATGTCACAACTCTTTCAGATCACGTTACAAAGTTtggatatttcacattgcaatCTGACTGACACCGTTATTCCCTACGATCTTTCTGTACTATCCTCCTTGAAATATCTGAGTCTAAGAGGAAATTTCATTTCCACCCTGCCAGAGAGCCTGAAGAGCCTAACTATGCTGCAGTCCTTTCAGTTAGCTGACTGCACAAGGCTCCAGTTGATCCCTGAGCTTCCGTTGAGCTTACAAATATTGAATGCATGTAACTGCAGATCACTGAACAGAGTAACAAATTTACCCAACTTCATGAGGACACTTGACTTGCACTTGCAGAATTGTGAAAAACTGGTCGAGGTTCAGGGAGTATTCAAGCTAGATCCTATTGAAGACATTCATGATATCCTCGATCTGTCTTGCCTAGATAATTTGGAGGTTATAGAAGTAGATGTGGAACTTTGCAACTATCTGACCTCAACGAAAAGCAAAGGTCCCGTTCAGGGACTATACGAATTTGGTATACACAACATTTACATTCCTGGAGGCAAGGTTCCTCCCAAGTTCAATAATATAAGCACAGGGAGCTCAATAGCTTTCACTGTGCCTCAACTTCCTAATGCTAAGATCCAAGGATTAAAGATATGTGTTGCTTATGCAGAATACTATGATGAATGTTTCAGTGAAAGGCACTTCATAAAAGTGAGCAATAAGACCAAGGGAATCAAATGGATTTATGGTCCAACAATTTTTGGAATTGCAAGTCCTGGTAATCCAATGCTATGGTTTAGTCATTGGAAGTTTGGAAATCAGCTAGAAAGAGGAGATCAAGTTGTTGTTTCATTAAGCGTGGGTTGCTTAGTTAAGGAATTTGGTGTCCATCTTGTGGGCAGCGAACAAAGTGAGGAAGACAACCTATCTAAGAATGCAGAGGGATGTCGTCGAGCTTCCTATCCACTACAGCATGCAATTGGTGGAGATTTGTCTCCTTATGAGCTAAGTTCAG CTTTGGTAGGTGCAGGGTGGCGTACGTTTAAGGATGACAATGAGATTGAGAGAGGGGAAAATATTAAGACGGAATTGGAGAATGCAATTATAAATTCGAGGAGTTCAATAATTATCCTCTCGAAGAACTATGCTACTTCGACGTGGTGCCTTGATGAACTTGTCAAAATCCTTGAACATAAGAGGACAAAAGGGCATGCAATTCTTCCTGTCTTCTATCATGTCGATCCTTCTGAAGTTAGAGATCAGAAAAAGAGTTTTGCAGAAGCATTTACGAGATATGAGAGGCAAATTGAAGCTGAAAGTCATGAAGGAAAGAGGGATTGGATGGATAAGGTCCAAAAATGGAGAGCAGCTCTTGGAGAGGTGGCAGATTTGGGTGGTGTTCTAGTGAACAATCAAGAGGATAG GAAGGAATCAGTGTTCATTGACGAAATTCTTCAATTCATTGAGGATATATTGAACCGGACAATATCAAGTGTTGCACCTTACCTGGTTGGGATCAGTTCACgggtcaaaaatatcatttcatgGTTGCAAGACGGATCACATGATGATAATGTTATTGCAATTTGCGGGATGAGCGGAATTGGGAAGACAACTGTTGCCAAATATGTTTTCACTACAAACTTTAGAAGATTTGAAGGTAGTAGCTTTCTTGCAAATATCCAAGATATTTCTCAGCAACCTGATGGTTTAATTCGCTTACAGAAGCAGCTCCTTTATGATTTAACTGGGAAAAAGAGTAAAATACAAGATACTGATGAAGGGATCATCAAGATACGAGATGCTATATGTTTTAAAAGAGTTCTAGTCATATTGGATGACATTGATCAACAAGAACAAATTCATGCTATAATTGGAATGAAAAATTGGTTCTGTCCAGGaagtaaaataatcataacaacTAAGAATTCATGTTTGCTGAAGGTtcatgaaattcaaaaattccataaagtCAGGGAAATGGGTAATGCTGAATCACTGGAGCTTTTCAGTTGGCATTCCTTTGGGGAGGACCACCCAGCTGACGACTACATGGAACTATCCAAAAAGGTGGTAAAGCATTGTGGAGGGCTTCCTCTGGCACTTCAAGTCTTGGGTTCTTCTCTTCGTGGGAAAAATATCGATGTATGGAAGAGTGCACTAGACAAGTTGGAAGCGATTCCTGCGAGCcagataattaaaaaattaaaatttgggtATGACTCATTAAAAGATGATCATGATAAGAACTTGTTCCTTGACATTGCCTGCTTCTTTACAAGAAAGGACAAAGATTATGTTATTGCAGTGCTAGACGAATCTTATATTTATACAAGAGTTGGAATTCAGAATCTCACAGATAGATTCCTGTTGATGATTGAGGGTAACAAGTTGATAATGCATCAAATGCTTCGGGACATGGGCAGAGAAATAGTCCGTCAAGAATCATCTAAGAAGCCTGGGAGGCGCACCCGGTTGTGGCACTACAAGGATTCATTTAATGTATTGAGAGAAAACATG GGCTCAGAGACAATTGAAGGTCTTTTCTTTGACATGAATATGGTAAAGGAAGACCAGTCCTTCATGGGAAATTCTAGCAGTGGAAGAAAGTGTCTGTTTTCAGAATTTAAGAGTCATCGGTTCGGTTTCTCCAGGCATCCCAacaaattttcttcaaaaacCTTTAATGAGCTTGAATTGGGAACGAATCTCTTTACAGTTATGAACAAGCTAAGACTGCTTCAGATAAATTATACACACCTAAGTGGTGCTTATAAAGATTTTCCCAAGAACCTGAGGTGGCTATACTGGAGAGGTTTTCCTTTGAAGTGTGTGCCAAATGATTTTCCATTGGAGAGCTTGTCTGTTCTTGACATGCGGAACAGCTGTCTGGAAAGACTGTGGGAAGGAAGAAGA GTGCTTCCACTGGTAAAAATTCTCAACCTCAGCCACTCTCATTCTCTTTTCAGAACTCCTGATTTTTCAGGACTCCCAATGCTGGAGAAGCTTATTCTCAAAGAGTGTGTCAATCTCATTGAGGTTCATGAATCCATTGGAACCTTAGAGGCTCGGctcattttcttaaatatcaAAAACTGCAAAAGACTTCAGAAGCTACCTAGAGAGATTTGCAAGCTAAAAGTTCTTAAAACCTTCATAATATCTGGCTGCTCAAATCTTGTAGAGTTGCCAAGAGATCTGTGGAGGATGCAATCCTTGGAAGTGTTTCTTGCCAATGAAATCCCAATGAGTCAATTACCCTCTAAGAGAAAACAGAACCCAATATGGCATGCACTTATCCGGTCTTGGGTTCTGAAGCCAAGAAAAGTTCTAGAGCTTCCGTGGGTTTGTTTACCAAAATCTTTGGTTAATTTAAGTCTATCTCAGTGCAACCTATCTGAAGTTGCTTTTCCAAGGGACTTCAGTAATTTAATGTCATTGCAGAACCTAAACCTCAGTAAAAATCCAATCAGTTGTCTTCCAGATTGCATCAGAACTCTTTCCAGGCTCAACAATCTTGAATTAGGTTCTTGTACAATGCTTAAATTTCTCATAGACCTACCTCGTGTCCACAATTTGGGGGTGGGATATTGCACTTCCCTAGAAAAAGTAACGTATCTATCAGTAGGGTGCCGTGCAAAAGTTTACCATTTAAATGGCTGTAAAGAACTCACTGATATGGAGGGAAGCTTCAAGTTGGAAGCCATGGGAGGAATTGAGAAAACAATGAAGTCATTGGAATTAAGCATGTGGGATTCTGTCGGAAGCTTTGAAGTGAAATTGTACAACATGTCAACTCATACAGAAAGTAGAGGACCAGTAAAG GTGTTGTTTGAAAGCGGATTGATCAGCATATATCTTCCGGGGAGCAAGGTTCCTAATTGGTTTTGTTACAAGAGTGCTGGAGCAACTTTATCTTTCACTGTCCCTTCACCTCCTGATCTCAAGATCCAGGGCATAACTGTGTGCTCAGTGTACACAATTGACTGGAAAGTCTGGGTTCAGGGTATCCAATTTTATTTGATAATCCATAATGAGCAGAAAAATGTGAAACTGGTTTATAGCCCAACTTGCTATGGTCTTCCTGAAGGCCAAAATGAAATGTTATGGTTCAGCCATTGGAAATTTCAGAGTCAGCTGGATGCTGGTGACACCTTGAATGTCACAGTTATTACTATGGATGGTTTTAGCATCAAGGAATTTGGTATTCACTTAATGCACGGTGAGCAAGTAGACATGGTTTTGAACTCAAACAGTCAAGAAATGCAGCGAGATTATCCTTATCAGGGGATGATACCTACCAAACGTCAAGGGCTTGTAGATTTTTTCTGCTATGGCCATATGGGGATTGGATTGGACTACATTTTGCCCTACATACCATGA
- the LOC129885968 gene encoding putative germin-like protein 2-1 translates to MALKYFVLTIAILAVVTSISHASDPSPLQDFCVAVNDSMAAVFVNGKVCKDPKVVTADDFFKSGLNVAGNTSNQVGSAVTAVNVNNLPGLNTLGISLVRIDYAPYGLNPPHTHPRGTEVLTVLEGTLYVGFVLSNPGPNMKNKLFTKILHPGDVFVFPIGLIHFQFNVGKTKAVAFAGLSSQNPGVITIANAVFGSDPPINDDVLAKAFQVDKKIVDYLQSQFWWDNN, encoded by the exons ATGGCTCTCAAGTACTTTGTATTAACCATTGCCATATTGGCTGTGGTGACTTCAATAAGCCATGCATCTGATCCTAGTCCTTTACAAGATTTTTGTGTTGCTGTTAATGACTCCATGGCTGCTG TTTTCGTGAATGGAAAAGTATGCAAAGATCCAAAGGTTGTCACTGCTGATGACTTCTTCAAATCGGGATTAAACGTAGCTGGAAATACTTCAAATCAAGTTGGATCTGCTGTAACAGCTGTGAACGTCAACAACTTACCAGGGCTCAACACTCTGGGCATTTCGTTAGTTCGTATTGACTATGCACCATACGGTCTCAACCCACCACATACGCACCCTAGAGGAACTGAGGTTCTTACGGTCCTTGAGGGCACACTCTATGTTGGATTTGTCCTATCAAATCCGGGTCCAAATATGAAGAACAAACTCTTTACCAAGATTCTACATCCTGGAGATGTGTTTGTTTTTCCAATAGGACTCATTCACTTTCAATTTAACGTGGGAAAGACTAAGGCCGTTGCATTCGCCGGACTTAGTAGCCAAAATCCAGGAGTCATCACTATTGCAAATGCAGTATTTGGCTCTGACCCACCAATCAATGATGATGTTCTTGCAAAAGCATTCCAAGTTGACAAGAAAATTGTGGATTATCTCCAATCACAATTTTGGTGGGACAACAACTAG
- the LOC129885964 gene encoding putative germin-like protein 2-1, translating to MALALKLLVITIAILALTSSPSTASDPSPLQDFCVAVNDSKATVFVNGKVCKDPKLVTADDFFRPGLNKPGNTSNQLGSIVTAVNVNNLPGLNTLGISLARIDFARRGLNPPHTHPRGTEVLVVLKGRLYVGFVLSNPGPNMKNRLLTKILNPGDVFVFPEGLIHFQLNVGKTNAIAFAGLSSQNPGVITIANAVFGSDPPINDDVLAKAFQVDKKLIDHLQEQFWWDNN from the exons ATGGCTTTGGCCCTGAAGTTGCTTGTGATTACCATTGCCATATTAGCTTTGACATCTTCACCTAGCACTGCCTCAGACCCAAGTCCCTTGCAGGATTTCTGTGTTGCTGTTAATGACTCTAAAGCAACTG TTTTCGTGAATGGAAAAGTTTGCAAGGATCCAAAACTTGTCACTGCTGATGACTTCTTCAGACCAGGCCTAAACAAGCCTGGAAATACGTCAAATCAACTTGGATCAATTGTTACTGCTGTCAACGTCAACAATTTACCTGGACTTAACACTCTAGGCATTTCCTTAGCTCGTATTGATTTTGCACGACGTGGTCTCAATCCACCTCATACACATCCTAGAGGAACTGAGGTTCTTGTTGTTCTTAAGGGAAGACTTTATGTTGGTTTCGTCCTTTCTAACCCTGGCCCAAATATGAAGAACAGGTTACTCACCAAGATTTTGAACCCTGGCGATGTCTTTGTTTTTCCTGAGGGACTAATTCATTTTCAACTTAATGTGGGAAAGACTAATGCCATTGCATTCGCTGGTCTGAGCAGCCAAAATCCAGGAGTTATCACTATTGCCAATGCAGTATTTGGCTCAGACCCGCCAATTAATGACGATGTCCTCGCTAAAGCATTCCAAGTTGACAAGAAACTGATTGATCATCTTCAAGAACAGTTTTGGTGGGATAATAACTAA
- the LOC129885970 gene encoding uncharacterized protein LOC129885970: protein MVKFDSTAELLEISTRFGWDNEDKLGWSKIDFELLGTSKGGRIPRLSDSPNNSIRAEEKKGRAGDDSRQEEEGEKDNRERRRERVRLQRRKNESGANSDHFNPPNSRSFDTTSYNTSSGITETPSRFPGRESLLKKALSLGTRKNASQ from the coding sequence atgGTCAAATTTGATTCAACGGCTGAGTTGCTGGAAATCAGCACCAGATTCGGTTGGGACAATGAAGACAAATTGGGTTGGAGCAAAATTGATTTCGAGTTACTTGGGACCTCCAAAGGTGGTCGAATACCAAGGCTTTCTGATTCCCCCAATAATTCCATTAGGGCAGAAGAGAAAAAGGGTAGAGCTGGAGATGATAGTCGTCAGGAAGAGGAAGGCGAAAAAGACAATAGGGAGAGAAGACGGGAAAGGGTAAGGTTACAGAGGAGAAAAAATGAATCTGGAGCAAACTCTGATCACTTCAATCCACCCAATTCCCGCTCATTTGACACCACTAGTTATAACACTAGTAGCGGTATAACGGAAACACCAAGTCGTTTTCCGGGTCGCGAATCCCTGTTGAAGAAAGCCTTGTCACTTGGTACCAGGAAAAATGCCTCACAATAA